In Ignavibacteriota bacterium, the genomic window TAAGTACCTCTCAACTCAGGAAATCAAAGATAAAGATGGTAATCCTGTATTAATGAAAGGCGAACCGATGATGGAGGAAGCGGTAACACGTGCAATGAAAGCAGGCGCTACACAACTTTCCGTTCGTCCATCTGCCAAACTCGATACATACGTGGCGATGGAGGAGTACAAAGACAACTCCGGGAATGTCATTCTTGAAAAGAACGGTTTCGTTGACGATGCCATCATAGATAAATTAGTTGAAGCAGGAATTATGGAAATTACTATTTCTACTTCCACTCCGACAGAGATTGCCTGCGCTCAGTTATGCGGACTCGGTCATTACAGAATGCGCGGCTACATGATCATTCAAACTCCCGAAGAATTTAACGCGTGGATGACGGAACAGTTATCTTCGTTGCAACCTGTTGAAGAGCCGGTTGATTCAACTTCAATGATGACTGATTCAACAACCATCAGTACGGAAACACCACAGGAGAATAATCAGTGAGAGGTTACAGCAAAGCCCTTAATCGTTTTGCAATTATCGTTGCCTGCTCAACATTTTTTCTGATTATCGCAGGCGGCTATGTAACAAGCACACAATCCGGATTGTCCGTTCCCGATTGGCCCAACACGTACGGACATTTCATGTTCTCCTTTCCGCTTGACCAAATGGTCGGTGGAATCTTTTATGAACATTCTCATCGTTTGATTGCTTCCGTTGTAGGTTTCCTAACAGTTATTCTTGCATTTTGGCTTTGGAAAAAAGATGACAGAAAGTGGGTCAGAGTTTTAGGCTTTGTCGCTCTTGGTTCTGTCATTACGCAAGGAATTCTCGGTGGCTTGACTGTACTTTTTTTCCTACCGACAGCAATCTCGGTTTCTCATGCAACACTTGCTCAATCATTCTTTGGCATTGTTGCTTCAATTGCGCTTTTTACATCTAAATGGTGGCGGGATGAACAACCTAAATTGAAGGATTCATCAAACAATCTTACAAGATTGACGATGTTCACCACTGCCGCGATTTTCATTCAACTTATACTCGGCGCATTGATGAGACACTCGGAAGCAGGACTTGCTGTTCCTGATTTTCCTTTTGCGTACGGTCAGTGGCTTCCTTCTTTCAGTCCTGAAGCGATGCGAACATACAACGAATATCTTGAATCAATCGGTCTTCGCATCTTTGCTGATGAGCCGATTACTGCTTCACAAGTTCTCGTTCACATGCTTCACAGAGTTTGGGCGTTCGTCGTTGCCGGTCTTGCAATCTGGACAGCATTCCAATTGCAAAAGCATGCCGTAAAAAGCAAACGGCTCTCCCGCCTCTCGCTTCTGTTGTTTGTTTTGATTTTGATTCAAATAACACTCGGCGCGTTCACCGTTCTTTCTCAAAAAGCAATTGATGTTACAACTGCACATGTTGCAACCGGCGCGCTCCTCCTTATCATTTCTGTTCTGACAACATTGCACACTGTGAAGTTGTTCGGATTTTCAGAGAAGAAACATGTTGCTTATTCATTCAAAACAAAAGAAGTGACCGCATGAACACACAGGCAAATGTGTTATCACAACCGATGACAAGAACCCGCTCCCGCTTTCTCGATTACATTGAATTGATGAAACCGGAATTGACGTTCCTTTCTGTTTTGACTACGCTCTGCGGTTTCTATCTTGCAACACAAGGCGAAATGGATTGGTGGCTGTTCATCAACGTTGCGATTGGAACCACACTCGTCGGCGGCGGTGCAGGCGCGCTCAATCAATACATCGAACGCGCATACGATGCGATGATGAAAAGAACGGAACGCCGGCCACTACCCGCTGGGAGATTATTTCCCATCGAAGTCTTGGTCTTCGGTGTTCTGATTTCTGTCTTCGGAATTTTGCAATTAACAATTCTTGTGAATGTGCTGACCGGATTTCTCGCGTTCCTCACATGGAGTTCCTATTTATTTCTCTACACACCGTTGAAACGCATCTCTCCCATTTCAACCCTCATCGGCGGCATCCCCGGCGCACTTCCACCAATGATGGGATGGACTGCAGTTCGAAATGAAATTACGATTGAAGCATGGGTTCTCTTTGCTATTTTATTCTTTTGGCAGATGCCGCACTTCTTCTCACTCGCTTGGATGTATAGAAAAGATTACGCAAAAGCCGGCTTTAAAATTCTCTCTGTCGTTGATGAATCGGGAAAACGAACAAGCCGACAAATCTTTGCATACCTCCTTGCTCTGATTCCGGCAAGCATCGCTCCGACAGTTATCGGAATGACCGGCTCGCTCTCCGTTATCAGCGCGTTGTTCCTTGGATTCGGTTTTCTTATATTTGGCGTAGCGTTGATGAAGTTTTCACGTCAACACTCAGGAGATTCACTGAGCAAAGTCAATTATTATTCGCGCAAACTATTTTTTGCATCGCTTGTGTATCTGCCTGTTCTGATGATTATGTTGAGTTTAGATAAATTGTAATGAATCCTGTTGTAGATATAAAAAACCTCTCCCACTCCTACCCGCCAACCCGAAAACAATTAGAACCACGCCAAGCGCTCAAGAACGTTTCACTGCAAATTCACAAGGCAGAAATATTTTGCCTGCTCGGTCCGAACGGGAGTGGCAAAAGTACGCTCTTCAAGATTCTCTCGACACTCATTACGCCGGGCGAGGGTTCGGTCAATATTCTCAATTACGACTTGGCTACTCAGCCTGATGATGTTCGAAAACAGATTGGTGTTGTGTTTCAGCATCCGAGTTTAGATATCAAACTCACAGCACGTGAGAATCTTCTTCATCAAGGACATCTTTATGGATTGCGTGGCGCAGAACTACGCAACAGAATTTCTGAAATGCTTTGCCGCGTCGGTTTAACCGAACGAACGAACGACCTCGTCGAACATCTTTCCGGCGGAAACCAACGACGTGTTGAACTTGCAAAAGGATTACTCCATTATCCGAAATTGATGTTCCTCGATGAACCAAGCACCGGCGTTGACCCCGGCGCACGTCGTGACTTTATGAACTATCTCAAAGAGTTGAGAGACAAAAATGAAATCACCATCATTCTCACAACACACATTCTTGAAGAAGCGGATGCATGCGATAGAATTGCGATTCTCGATAACGGAAATTTGGTTGCGCTCGGTACGCCGCAAGAGTTGAAGCATGAAATCGGCGGCGATGTTATCACGCTGACCTCTACCAATTCCACAACATTATCTGAGGAAATTAAAAACCGTTTCGGAGATTCGTCAACAGTGATAGACAACGTCGTTCACATCGAACGAAGAAACGGAAGCGAATTCATCCCCGACCTTGTCCACGCCTTTCCCGATTTGATTGAAAGTGTTACACTTAAAAAGCCCTCACTTGAAGATGTATTCATTCATAAAACGGGGCATCGGTTTTGGAATTAATTACACATGGCATCTGTCAATCGTCATTGGTCATTTGTCATTTGTGTTATAATCATCAGCAACCAGAAATCGGCAATCATCAATCGAAAATGATTCATTCAGAATTTATTAACCTCAAACCCCTAACCACGAACCCGTAACCAAGACCATGCTCGCAACACTAACTCTCTGTCGCCGTGAACTCGTCCGCTTCTACCGTCAACGCAGCCGGATGATTGGCGTTATCGGTTCACCTCTTGTGTTTTGGTTTTTGATTGGTTCAGGTTTATCGAAATCATTCCATCATCCTGCCGCGCCGCCGGAGATGAATTACCTTGAATATTTCTTTCCAGGAACAATCGTCTTGATAGTTCTCTTCACTTCTATTTTTTCAACAATGTCCATCATCGAAGATAGAAAAGAAGGATTTTTGCAATCAGTAATTGTTGCCCCGATTTCCGGCATCAGTATCGCCATGGGAAAAATACTTGGAGGAACTGCGCTTTCCTTA contains:
- a CDS encoding ABC transporter ATP-binding protein, which produces MNPVVDIKNLSHSYPPTRKQLEPRQALKNVSLQIHKAEIFCLLGPNGSGKSTLFKILSTLITPGEGSVNILNYDLATQPDDVRKQIGVVFQHPSLDIKLTARENLLHQGHLYGLRGAELRNRISEMLCRVGLTERTNDLVEHLSGGNQRRVELAKGLLHYPKLMFLDEPSTGVDPGARRDFMNYLKELRDKNEITIILTTHILEEADACDRIAILDNGNLVALGTPQELKHEIGGDVITLTSTNSTTLSEEIKNRFGDSSTVIDNVVHIERRNGSEFIPDLVHAFPDLIESVTLKKPSLEDVFIHKTGHRFWN
- a CDS encoding COX15/CtaA family protein, with amino-acid sequence MRGYSKALNRFAIIVACSTFFLIIAGGYVTSTQSGLSVPDWPNTYGHFMFSFPLDQMVGGIFYEHSHRLIASVVGFLTVILAFWLWKKDDRKWVRVLGFVALGSVITQGILGGLTVLFFLPTAISVSHATLAQSFFGIVASIALFTSKWWRDEQPKLKDSSNNLTRLTMFTTAAIFIQLILGALMRHSEAGLAVPDFPFAYGQWLPSFSPEAMRTYNEYLESIGLRIFADEPITASQVLVHMLHRVWAFVVAGLAIWTAFQLQKHAVKSKRLSRLSLLLFVLILIQITLGAFTVLSQKAIDVTTAHVATGALLLIISVLTTLHTVKLFGFSEKKHVAYSFKTKEVTA
- the cyoE gene encoding protoheme IX farnesyltransferase, with product MNTQANVLSQPMTRTRSRFLDYIELMKPELTFLSVLTTLCGFYLATQGEMDWWLFINVAIGTTLVGGGAGALNQYIERAYDAMMKRTERRPLPAGRLFPIEVLVFGVLISVFGILQLTILVNVLTGFLAFLTWSSYLFLYTPLKRISPISTLIGGIPGALPPMMGWTAVRNEITIEAWVLFAILFFWQMPHFFSLAWMYRKDYAKAGFKILSVVDESGKRTSRQIFAYLLALIPASIAPTVIGMTGSLSVISALFLGFGFLIFGVALMKFSRQHSGDSLSKVNYYSRKLFFASLVYLPVLMIMLSLDKL